In the genome of Nonlabens sp. MB-3u-79, one region contains:
- a CDS encoding ferritin-like domain-containing protein produces MKYTKEVSEKLNDLLTKNYDAEAGYKLAKDKVNSSRIKDFFTDQAQERYNFGHELKEEIRNYGESPDKGTSLKGDAHRTWMKFKSAFSTNNEEAILEEAIRGEKTALEEYNSIISETALPPSTKNMLTSHRNTILNSLSRVTAMEEIA; encoded by the coding sequence ATGAAGTACACAAAAGAAGTGTCAGAAAAATTAAACGATTTACTAACCAAGAACTACGATGCAGAGGCTGGATATAAATTAGCCAAAGACAAAGTAAATAGTAGTAGAATAAAAGATTTCTTCACTGATCAAGCTCAGGAACGATATAACTTCGGACATGAATTAAAAGAAGAGATTAGAAATTATGGAGAAAGTCCCGATAAAGGAACAAGTTTAAAAGGAGATGCACACCGCACGTGGATGAAATTTAAATCTGCCTTTTCTACTAATAATGAAGAAGCGATTTTAGAAGAAGCCATTCGTGGAGAAAAAACAGCTCTAGAAGAATACAATTCCATCATTTCAGAAACAGCTTTACCTCCGTCGACCAAAAACATGCTGACTTCGCACCGAAATACTATTTTAAATTCGTTGAGTAGAGTAACAGCAATGGAAGAAATAGCATAA